A DNA window from Candidatus Brocadia sp. contains the following coding sequences:
- a CDS encoding bacteriohemerythrin gives MAIQWTENLAVGVDMIDNQHKGIFSRVNNLLSAMAQGKGRDEVGKVITFLADYVVKHFRSEEELMIKNNYDGYPSQKKEHAQFIQDFSGLKKEFETSGVTSHLVIQVQQRLCNWLTNHIGNEDKKIGAFLKEKG, from the coding sequence ATGGCAATCCAATGGACTGAAAATTTGGCTGTGGGCGTAGACATGATTGATAATCAGCATAAAGGAATATTTAGCAGGGTAAACAATCTGCTGAGCGCAATGGCACAAGGGAAGGGACGGGACGAAGTGGGTAAAGTAATAACATTTTTGGCAGATTATGTGGTAAAACACTTCCGCTCGGAAGAAGAACTCATGATCAAAAATAACTACGATGGCTACCCGTCGCAGAAGAAAGAGCACGCTCAGTTTATACAAGACTTTTCTGGTTTAAAAAAAGAATTCGAAACAAGCGGTGTTACCTCACATTTGGTAATACAAGTTCAGCAAAGGTTATGTAATTGGTTGACGAATCACATCGGGAACGAGGATAAAAAAATTGGTGCGTTTTTGAAGGAGAAGGGGTAA